In the Aliarcobacter cryaerophilus genome, one interval contains:
- a CDS encoding ribonuclease HII gives MKNLCGIDEAGRGPLAGPLVVAGVILEKEILGLNDSKVLSEKKREKLFDEIKEKSKYHIVFKSAKEIDDFGISFCLKSSILEIMEKLQEFSDNFLMDGNTNFGIENLQKEIKADAKYKEVSAASILAKVSRDRFMDEISPLYANYNFHKHKGYGTKAHIEAIRKFGRSDIHRFSFKLKALG, from the coding sequence ATGAAAAATTTATGTGGAATAGATGAAGCAGGCCGTGGACCGCTTGCTGGTCCTTTGGTAGTTGCTGGTGTTATTTTGGAAAAAGAGATTTTAGGATTAAATGATTCAAAAGTATTGAGTGAAAAAAAAAGAGAGAAACTTTTTGATGAAATAAAAGAGAAATCAAAATATCATATAGTTTTCAAAAGTGCAAAAGAGATAGATGATTTTGGTATTAGTTTTTGTCTTAAATCCTCAATTTTAGAAATAATGGAAAAATTACAAGAATTTAGCGATAATTTTTTGATGGATGGAAATACAAATTTTGGTATAGAAAATCTTCAAAAAGAGATAAAAGCAGATGCAAAATATAAAGAAGTTAGTGCTGCTTCAATTTTAGCAAAAGTTAGTCGAGATAGATTTATGGATGAGATTTCACCACTTTATGCGAACTATAACTTTCATAAACATAAAGGATATGGAACAAAAGCTCATATTGAAGCTATAAGAAAATTTGGAAGAAGTGATATTCATAGATTTAGTTTTAAATTAAAAGCTTTGGGATAA